In a single window of the Raphanus sativus cultivar WK10039 chromosome 9, ASM80110v3, whole genome shotgun sequence genome:
- the LOC108826297 gene encoding vesicle-associated protein 1-4, translating to MEFSFSSYSDIMGVSYSFSSEIIRPIPPQYQVFINFRGELRRFVKVLVDDLKEELVNVFVDEDAVRGEDLETLFAEIEKSRIAVTIFSERYTESKWCLNELVKINECMDKGKLDVFPVFFNVKAEDVKKLEGNFGENFRTTSSRDKKRTNKWKKALTSVSGKFGLSSQIRFSLSCPFPLF from the coding sequence ATGGAGTTCTCCTTCTCCTCATATTCCGACATTATGGGAGTCTCCTACTCATTTTCATCTGAGATTATAAGACCGATCCCGCCGCAATATCAAGTGTTCATCAACTTTCGAGGAGAGCTGCGTAGATTTGTAAAAGTTCTTGTTGATGACCTAAAGGAAGAGCTGGTCAACGTCTTCGTGGATGAAGATGCGGTGAGAGGCGAGGATCTTGAGACTCTCTTTGCTGAGATCGAGAAGTCAAGAATTGCGGTGACGATCTTCTCGGAGAGGTACACGGAGTCAAAATGGTGCTTAAATGAGCTGGTTAAGATCAACGAATGCATGGATAAAGGCAAACTTGATGTGTTTCCTGTCTTCTTCAACGTGAAAGCTGAAGATGTGAAGAAACTGGAAGGAAACTTTGGAGAAAATTTCCGGACAACATCTAGCAGAGACAAGAAAAGGACGAACAAATGGAAAAAAGCGTTAACGTCTGTTTCAGGAAAGTTTGGTCTGTCGTCACAAATCAGGTTTTCATTGTCTTGTCCCTTTCCTCTGTTTTGA
- the LOC108826299 gene encoding nucleoside diphosphate kinase 1: protein MEQTFIMIKPDGVQRGLIGEIICRFEKKGFTLKGLKMITVDRSFAEKHYQDLSAKPFFNGLVDYIISGPVVAMIWEGKNVVLTGRKIIGATNPAASEPGTIRGDYSIDIGRNVIHGSDSVESANKEAALWFPDGPVNWQSSLHSWIYE from the exons ATGGAGCAAACTTTCATCATGATCAAGCCCGACGGCGTCCAGAGGGGCCTG ATCGGTGAAATCATCTGCAGATTCGAAAAGAAGGGTTTCACTTTGAAAG GTCTAAAGATGATCACTGTGGACCGTTCTTTTGCTGAGAAACACTACCAAGACTTGTCTGCCAAGCCATTCTTCAACGGCCTTGTTGATTACATTATCTCTGGACCAGTCGTTGCTATGATCTGGGAGGGAAAGAATGTTGTCTTGACAGGAAGGAAGATTATTGGAGCGACCAACCCTGCTGCTTCTGAACCAGGAACCATCCGTGGGGATTATTCTATTGACATTGGTAGGAACGTGATCCATGGGAGTGACTCTGTGGAGAGTGCTAACAAGGAAGCTGCGTTGTGGTTCCCTGACGGACCTGTGAACTGGCAGAGCAGCCTTCATTCTTGGATCTACGAATGA
- the LOC108825346 gene encoding ankyrin repeat-containing protein At5g02620: MNNLERSEPSQDIEGPGPGDSTEPITTNVQEAVRVDIALPNTSSPSQIFIPGRKEYLDLCVPLYQAALKGKWKDAKVIIDQNNDIVRAAVTRNQETTLHIAAATKHKTFVKHLLAEMSKSDLALKNKDDNTAICFAAASGTKKIAEMMVDKNEDLPMIRGNGRVTPLYMAALFGHREMVLYLYDKTDFGSLGASELVDLFHAIIGADIYDVALRMFEWKKELATSQNSSGEIALHLMARKPTAIGRERQLNIFKRLANSIFEGFYFEDKMMALAHQLVERMWKLVVREPEPRVSELLRTPTRLLFDAASSGNVEFLVILIRAYPDLLWKVDEKNQSLFHVAALNRHESIFNIIYELGSIKDLIAAYKEVSTRNNMLHLVASLPPPGRLQIVSGAALQMQRELLWFKAVKKIVPHSYIKAKNSKGEVAQDLFTEQHKELQKEGEKWMKDTATSCMLVSTLIATVVFAAPFTVPGGLNDTTGFPTFKNKLWFNVFLLSDAVALFTSSISIVIFLSILTSRYAEDDFLVSLPSRLMLGLLALFVSINSMVISFSATLFLIPDWSFAWNLTLLISLAFIISLSFALLHVKLWFDTLRSAYWSKYLFQSQSRRLYL; the protein is encoded by the exons ATGAACAATTTGGAAAGAAGCGAACCTTCTCAAGACATTGAAGGACCAGGTCCAGGTGACTCAACTGAACCTATAACAACGAATGTTCAGGAAGCTGTGAGAGTGGATATTGCACTACCAAACACATCATCACCCAGTCAAATTTTCATCCCAGGAAGAAAGGAATATCTGGATCTCTGTGTTCCTCTGTATCAAGCTGCTCTGAAAGGTAAATGGAAAGATGCCAAGGTAATAATTGATCAGAACAACGATATTGTACGTGCAGCAGTTACCCGTAATCAGGAGACGACTCTTCACATTGCCGCTGCTACAAAGCACAAGACATTTGTGAAACATCTTCTTGCAGAAATGAGTAAAAGTGATCTGGCCCTGAAGAACAAAGATGACAACACAGCGATCTGTTTCGCTGCTGCCTCGGGAACTAAGAAGATTGCTGAAATGATGGTCGATAAAAATGAAGATCTTCCAATGATTCGAGGCAATGGGAGAGTGACTCCACTTTACATGGCTGCTTTATTTGGACATAGGGAGATGGTTTTGTACCTTTACGACAAGACAGACTTTGGAAGCCTAGGTGCTTCCGAGCTTGTTGATCTCTTTCATGCCATCATAGGAGCTGATATCTATg ATGTTGCTCTGAGGATGTTTGAGTGGAAGAAGGAGTTAGCCACTTCACAAAATAGTAGTGGAGAGATTGCTTTGCACTTAATGGCCCGGAAACCTACAGCAATTGGCCGTGAGAGACAGCTCAATATCTTTAAGAGACTAGCAAATTCCA tTTTTGAAGGTTTCTACTTTGAGGATAAAATGATGGCTTTAGCTCATCAACTGGTTGAGCGTATGTGGAAATTAGTTGTGAGGGAACCTGAGCCCAGAGTTTCAGAATTACTTAGGACACCAACGAGGTTACTCTTCGATGCTGCGTCATCAGGGAACGTCGAGTTTCTAGTGATTCTAATCCGTGCGTATCCTGATCTTCTATGGAAAGTGGATGAGAAGAACCAGAGCCTGTTTCACGTTGCTGCACTAAACCGTCATGAAAGCATCTTTAATATCATTTACGAACTTGGTTCAATCAAGGATTTGATAGCGGCATATAAGGAAGTTTCAACTAGAAACAATATGTTGCATCTCGTAGCTAGCTTGCCTCCTCCTGGTCGTTTGCAGATAGTGTCCGGGGCAGCACTTCAAATGCAAAGAGAACTTTTATGGTTCAAG GCTGTGAAAAAGATTGTCCCTCATTCATACATCAaggccaaaaatagcaaaggaGAAGTGGCACAAGACCTCTTTACAGAGCAACACAAAGAATTGCAAAAAGAAGGAGAGAAATGGATGAAAGATACTGCAACCTCTTGCATGCTCGTCTCAACTTTGATAGCCACTGTGGTTTTTGCCGCGCCTTTTACAGTACCAGGCGGACTTAATGACACAACCGGGTTCCCCACCTTTAAGAATAAGCTGTGGTTCAATGTTTTCCTATTGTCAGATGCAGTTGCTCTTTTTACTTCGTCAATTTCCATAGTGATTTTCCTCTCCATCCTCACTTCAAGGTACGCTGAAGATGATTTTCTGGTTTCGCTACCCTCGAGACTGATGTTAGGGCTGTTAGCGTTATTTGTGTCCATAAACAGCATGGTCATATCCTTCAGTGCTACACTGTTCTTGATCCCAGACTGGAGTTTTGCATGGAACCTAACCCTCCTCATCTCCCTTGCTTTCATCATCTCTCTGTCATTTGCTCTGCTTCACGTTAAGCTTTGGTTCGACACTCTTCGCTCCGCCTATTGGTCCAAGTACCTATTTCAGTCACAAAGCCGGAGATTGTATCTTTGA